A stretch of DNA from Bacillus sp. Marseille-Q1617:
ATAGAGATTGCTTCGTATTCTGGAACGATGCAGGTCGCTCTATCCGGGCATCTCGGTTCCTCCACAGTTGAAAAATTAGATGAGTTCCTACTTGAATATAGAGATTATTTTAATAATCATCGAAACATTACCATCGATATCAGTCAGCTTGATATCATCAACCAATTTGGGATTTCTGCTTTGGTTGATTTGGTTTGTGTATTGAAGCAGGAGGGGCTCCAGGTCTCTTTTCGCCGTGGAGGGAACAAGGCAGACCAAGTTCTGAGTGATGCCGGATTTTATGAGTGGCTGTAACCAAAATAGAAAAGCTTGATTTCCATCCGGTTTGTTTTCGGGTGGGAATCAAGCTTTATTTGTTAGTTCAGCTTTTTGATGTCCTGGATGATTTCTTCAAACGGCGGATCTGATACTCCTTCGTATTTATTGAGGAGTGTGCCCGATTCACCCACCAGGAAAAAGGAAGTCGCGTGGACGAACTGATTCGAGCCTTCGACTTTAGAGGCTGGAGTTTTGAAAGAGACATTCGCGAACGATTCAATTTCTTCACGGGTGTAACCGGTGAGGAACGTCCAGTTACTGTAATCCGCGCTGTGCCGCTTGCTGTATTCGGTTAATGTCTCAGGGGTGTCCTGTTCGGGATCAATGGAAATCGAGACAAGCTGAACTTCTTTTTGAAGGCCGGCTTTGTTGATTTCTCGTTGCAGCTCAGCCATATTGGCTGTCATCGGAAGACAGACCGTATCACAATTCGTGAAAATAAAATCCGCAATCATGATTTTGTCTTTATTTAACTCAGACAACTTCACATCTTCTCCCTCTTGATTCACCGCCTCAAGTTCCCCGACTTCCACACTCATCGGAAACGACTCTTCTGCATCCTCATTTCCGCACCCAACAAGTCCAGCCGAAAAAAATCCAGCCAATACAATCAACAAAAATCTCTTTATCTCAATCTCCCCCTCTTTACAACAAAGGTCCGCCACTTCACCACGTCAAAGCAGCGAGGGACGGGCCTTCAAATTAGTCGATGAATTGTTTGTCGATCAGATCGGTGAATTCTGGTTTTTCTTTTAGAAATTTAAGTTCGTAGGATGAGTCGGCGAATGCCTGCACTGCCTCTGAGTCAACCTCGTAAGTGAATCCGATGCGTTCCCAAGCTTGGTCGACGACTTCTTTGCTTAGTTCCTGTTTTGTTGTTTCTTTAATATCGTTGATTGTAATTTCTTTCGCTTCTTCAGGATTTTCAGCGATGAATTCTGTTGCCTGTTTGTGAGCGTCGACAATCTTTTGAATTCGTTCAGGGTTATCTTTTACTGATTTTCCAGATGCGACAAGGACGGATGCCGGAAGTGTTTCACCAAATGCAATTTCGTCGTGATCGATAATGACTTTTGCTCCTGTTTCCTGCTGGATGACCGCTGCCCAAGGTTCAGGAGCGACTGCGATATCGACTTTTCCTGACTTCAGCATTGCTGCATATTGAGCAGGGTTTCCGGTCACGTGCTTCATCGTTCCGCCGATACGCTGTGATTCGATGCCGTGTTCCTGAAGGAATGTTTCGACTTGGACGTCATGTGTACAGCCTACTGCAGGGGTGATGAATGACTTGCCCGCAAAATCTTTTACAGATTTGACACCGCTTTGTTCACTGGCGAGTACGACCGTACCGCCTGTTGACGCACCGGCGATGATTTTCACATCCGCACCTGTCATGTAGTTGTTCATGGCAGGTCCCGGTCCGACTAAGCCGGCGTCGATATCGCCTGTTTTAAGGGCGGTCATGAATGATGAACCGTCCGGGAATGTTTTGTATTCGATCTTCGTGCCGTCACCAAGCTGCTCTTCATAGTAGCCTTTTTCTTTTGCCACCATCGCCGGGACGTGGTTGATATTCGGGAAGTAGCCGATGACGATTTTTTCTTTGTCCGAAGATGATCCGGACGTTTTGTCAGACGTTCCGCATCCGGCTAAAATACCGGCGAAGAGAAAGAAAATCGCTGTGAAAAGAAAGATTTTTTTCATTTTGGGGCCTCCTAATGTTTTTTTATGGGTGTTTTTTTGTAACTTAAGGGAGTATCGCTTTACTAAAAAATTATTTTTTCAAAAACTCATGCCTTATTTTCAAAAATCCGGATATTTTATCAAAAACTCTAAATCTATTAAGACTCCAGACCCCAACGCTTCATAACCGACTTCTCAATACGCTGGAAAATCAGCTGATCCACGATTGCACCGACAACACCGATGATGATCATGACGGCAATAACGAGACTCATGTCACCAAAGTCCGATGCGTAGCGGAGGGTGTATCCAAGTCCCGGTCCGGTGCTTAATAATTCGCCGGCCATCAATGCTCTCCATGCGAATGCCCATGCGAGGCGTGAACCGGTTACCACGTAAGGAATCGAAGCAGGGAAGATCACCCTGATAAACAGATCCAATCCCCGAGAACCCATCGTCTGTGCTGCTTTTATAAACAGAGGCGATACATTTTTGATCCCCATTCGGATGTTCAGTGCCATGACAAAAGTTCCACCGAGAATGACGACGAAAATAACGGATTTTTCATTCAAACCGAACCACATGATCGCGAGCGGCAGCCACACGATGCTCGGCACGCTTTGCAAGGCTAGTAATACCGATCCAAGCGTGTCATCAGCCGTTTTGGATTTTGCCAAAAGGACACCGATGCTCGTTCCGATCAGTAAAGCAATGCCGAGTCCGATCAGCAGCCTCTTGAAGCTTGCGATTAGGTCAATAATGAGCGTCTGATCCTGGATACCGGTAAACAGAGCTTTAAAAACTGAAGTAGGAGAAGGGAGCACGACCTCCGTCCACAGGCCGAAGCGTGAACCTGCTTCCCAGAAAGCAATGATGAGTGCAAAAAAGATGATTCGTTTAAGAGCTGTGTTCATAGGCCAATTCCTCACTAATGACTTTGTCTATTTCTTTCTTCAGGTAGCTCATGATGTGCTCCTCGATCTTGACCATTTCTTCTTTATGAGCTTCCCTTGGCCGGGGGATATCCACTTTGATATCAGCGAGTATTGTCCCGGGCCGGGTGCCCATTACGATGATCCGGTCTGATAGTTTGATGGATTCCGAGATGCTGTGGGTGACGAAAAGGACGGTCTTCTTCGTTTCCATCCAGATCGTTTCAAGCTGGCCGTGAAGGCGGGAACGGGTTTGTTCATCGAGCGCGCCGAATGGTTCATCCATTAACAGGACTCCCGGATCCATCGCCAGTGCCCGTGCGATTGCGACCCGCTGCTGCATGCCCCCGGAAAGCTCGTGGGGATAATGATCCTGATAGTTTCCGAGCTGGACCATGTGGAGATACTTTGCAGCCTGCTGTCTCGCTTCGCTTTTTGACATCTCTTTTTTCAGTGGGAAGGTCACGTTATCGCGAACGTTCAGCCAGGGAAAAAGGGCAGCTTGCTGAAACACCATACCGCGGTCTTTTCCGGGCTTCTTGATCGGATTTCCTCCAACCGTGATCCCGCCGCTAGTAGATTTGGTCAGTCCTGCCACAATCGAAAGCAGTGTTGACTTCCCGCACCCAGATGGACCGAGGATCGAAACGAATCCCCCTTTATCGATCTCCAGGTTGATGTCCTTCAACACATCCACAGGTGTACCGGTTTTATCATTATATTGTTTGTTAAGATGTTCGATTTGAATGAACAAATAATCACCTTTTCTTATTAATCATATTAAACTAATCGGAATTAATGAATTTAATTATAGTATATTAGTAGGGATTGTCAAGGTTGCTAATTATTTTAAAGTCCACATCTTTTGAAAATTAGCCGTTGTTCAGAAAATAATGGAAATAAATTTTGAAAAAGTGAAATAAAAACTTGCCGGGAATCGTCTAATCTACAAAAGCAAAAAAAGTGGGGGAAATAGATGTTCAAAAAAGGTAAATTCGTTGGTATAGCTTTGGGTCTCGTCGGATTGGTGCTTTTTTCTTTCCTGACGATGTACGTTCTTTCTCAAGCAGAGAAGGGAAAAGCCGGAGAGGTGTTTGCTTCGGCTCAGGGGAGTGTATCTTCCTTATATGAAACGATGGAA
This window harbors:
- a CDS encoding STAS domain-containing protein, which codes for MGKKYYLVHFNYKKIEVLPMNLSTKQEMCFFYHPASGKDLFISMGHTRLYTKRLNIEIASYSGTMQVALSGHLGSSTVEKLDEFLLEYRDYFNNHRNITIDISQLDIINQFGISALVDLVCVLKQEGLQVSFRRGGNKADQVLSDAGFYEWL
- a CDS encoding SCO family protein, producing the protein MIVLAGFFSAGLVGCGNEDAEESFPMSVEVGELEAVNQEGEDVKLSELNKDKIMIADFIFTNCDTVCLPMTANMAELQREINKAGLQKEVQLVSISIDPEQDTPETLTEYSKRHSADYSNWTFLTGYTREEIESFANVSFKTPASKVEGSNQFVHATSFFLVGESGTLLNKYEGVSDPPFEEIIQDIKKLN
- a CDS encoding aliphatic sulfonate ABC transporter substrate-binding protein translates to MKKIFLFTAIFFLFAGILAGCGTSDKTSGSSSDKEKIVIGYFPNINHVPAMVAKEKGYYEEQLGDGTKIEYKTFPDGSSFMTALKTGDIDAGLVGPGPAMNNYMTGADVKIIAGASTGGTVVLASEQSGVKSVKDFAGKSFITPAVGCTHDVQVETFLQEHGIESQRIGGTMKHVTGNPAQYAAMLKSGKVDIAVAPEPWAAVIQQETGAKVIIDHDEIAFGETLPASVLVASGKSVKDNPERIQKIVDAHKQATEFIAENPEEAKEITINDIKETTKQELSKEVVDQAWERIGFTYEVDSEAVQAFADSSYELKFLKEKPEFTDLIDKQFID
- a CDS encoding ABC transporter permease, with translation MNTALKRIIFFALIIAFWEAGSRFGLWTEVVLPSPTSVFKALFTGIQDQTLIIDLIASFKRLLIGLGIALLIGTSIGVLLAKSKTADDTLGSVLLALQSVPSIVWLPLAIMWFGLNEKSVIFVVILGGTFVMALNIRMGIKNVSPLFIKAAQTMGSRGLDLFIRVIFPASIPYVVTGSRLAWAFAWRALMAGELLSTGPGLGYTLRYASDFGDMSLVIAVMIIIGVVGAIVDQLIFQRIEKSVMKRWGLES
- a CDS encoding ABC transporter ATP-binding protein; this translates as MFIQIEHLNKQYNDKTGTPVDVLKDINLEIDKGGFVSILGPSGCGKSTLLSIVAGLTKSTSGGITVGGNPIKKPGKDRGMVFQQAALFPWLNVRDNVTFPLKKEMSKSEARQQAAKYLHMVQLGNYQDHYPHELSGGMQQRVAIARALAMDPGVLLMDEPFGALDEQTRSRLHGQLETIWMETKKTVLFVTHSISESIKLSDRIIVMGTRPGTILADIKVDIPRPREAHKEEMVKIEEHIMSYLKKEIDKVISEELAYEHSS